The Alteribacter populi genomic sequence ATTTGAAACTGTGATTCAAACAACTGTTTCAAAATTAGAAGAAACCGTAAAAACACAACTTGTCAATTCGATTAAGCGGGAACTGACCCGTTTTGAAGCTTTGTTTGACCCTGTTCTAAAAAATGAAATACAAAAAGAGTACAAGCAAGTGAATAAGCATATCGATTAACTTTCAATAGGAAGTAAAAAACCGGAAAGTGGCTATTGAATTTTCTTCATTGCACTTTTGACCTCCTTATTAAACACGAACACAAGAAAATCCATCGATCCTTCCACATAGATTAGATTAAAGGAGGGGAATGAATGGAGACGTTTGGGAGAGGTTGTTTTTACCTCATCGGCGGATTTATAGGTCTTATGGTGTTATCATTTTTCACGCAAAGCCAAATTAACGTGCCCTGGATCATTGCTATTCCACTCGTTATACTAGCCTTTTGGATCGCGAGTAAAAAGACGAAAGAATAAAACGGATAATCCCCCCTCCTCACACTTGCGGGAGGGGGGATTTTTCGTCAAATCTCTGGATTATATTAAAAACGTTTCATTTTGATTTTCAATCCTTCATAACCTTAACAGAGGAGGGAACTGATGGGTAACAGAAATTCATTATTAAATATCTCTGGAAACCTTTGGTCATGGTTAAAAAACGAAGCCGAACGATTAAAATATGAGAAGCTAGTATCCGTTGACTGGAAGTCACTTAACATTAATCACGATGCTGTGAAGAAAATAGAAGCGGCGTTAGTTGAAAAGCAAACAGGCCCTTCCTTTGTTTTGTCTTCAGATCAGCAGCTTATTCAATCGATTCGTGTAAAAACAGCTTATAATAACCGAAATAATGTGACGAGAACAACAGCATATCTCAAGTTCTATTTAGCACATCCAGAAGTTCATTGGGCATTTCTAGCTCACATGGTTTCTAGAAATGGCGGTTGGAACATGACAGATTTAAAAGGGAATTTACTTGATGGGATCATGTCACCCAATGATCAGAAGGTTTATTTTTCCTTTTTAGAAAAGGCGAATGCCCTTATTTTTGCAGATTCCTATCCTCAATTACTTTTATATGAAGCAAGTAAGGAAAAAAATAAAAACTATTTTAGCTTCCTTCCAAAGTTCGGAGTGTCTAGGTTTATGAAACCTATTTGGGATTATTTCTTAAAAGACCAGCAAGTCTCACAGCTATTAACAGTTGCACTCATCATCAATGAACAACATTATATCGATAAGCGCGTGGTCCAACACCCTCATTATAAAAAAGACGTCTTTAACAGTTGGCAATACCAAGCTCAGGACCTTTTTCAGCTAACCCAAGTGGTCTTTCCATATTTTCAAAAGCCAACGAATATTCGTTTAGCCGGGAAGTGGGTAAAGGATTTTAAAAGTGTCGCTGGAAGAATCACCATTGGAAAAGAACTTTATTCCATTTTGTTTGGCATTCCGTCTATTTACGAGGGGGTTTTAAGGTTCGCGAAGGAGATACCGCATACCGGTTCCAGAGAAGATTATTGGAACCACGTATTTTCCTCGTATTCAGAGAAACTAAAGAACAACTCTTGGCATAGCTGTTCTAAAAACAACGCTCCACCTTATTTGTACAGTCCAACATTAGAAAAAGCATGGGAGGATGTGATACATAAAGCACCCGCTAACGGTGATTGGTATCAAGGCCCAGGTACTTTTCGTTTTTTTTCCTCAATTAACACACCGAAGTCGTTTGATATAACGAGTGATTATTGTCGAGATCTTCACCATATGACACTATTCAAAGAAGCATCTTTGTTCTAAGCTTTCTCTCTTAAAAGTGGCATAGTGCAACAGCGAAATGATCCACCTGACTTGATAATTTCTGAAATTTCAATTTCAATAACTTCAAAGCCTCTTTCCCGAAGTTGTCCATTGACACCTTTGTTTACAGGTAAGCTATAGACCTTTTTATTACCAATAGAAAAAACATTCGTACCTAAAGTAAACTGCTCTTCTTCAGAAACATGAATACATTCATAACGCGATGTGAGAAGCTCTTCTTCGTGCTCACCTATTACGCCAGGAAACAACAAAGCTTCAGTTGGACTTACAATATTAAAAATACAGTCAAGATGCAGGTATTTATGAGGAAAAGATATAGGTATAATTTCATATTGCGGTAGCAAGCTTTGTAGATGTTCGATCGCTTTTTTGTCTGTTCGATCGCTTACTCCAATGAAGATATTCATGCCATCAACAATGACATCACCACCTTCGATCTTGTCACCTAGTAAATTATAATAGCTCGTCTCTGTCATTTTTAACCACGTTTTTAACGATTCCTCCTCTCCTTTACGAATTTTTTGTGCCATTTCTGCTACATAAATCGTTTGACCGAGTGTAAACCCAATGTCTCTTGTAAACACTTGTTCAGGATAATTTTCAAGAGGAGGCACATGTATCACTTCAACCCCTTGGGCAAACAAACTTTCTGAAAAAAGCTGATGCTGCTTTATAGCAAGGTCAATATTGATGCCTTCTTTTTTATATTTCTTTTGTGTTTCGTTAATCACGTCACGGATTGCAATATGCCTTGGTTCACACAAAACAACCTTTTTCAATTCTCCATACTCAGTATCACAATAAGTCAGCTTACTCTGGTCCATTTCTGATGTCATTTGTAAATCCTCCTGAAAGCATGATATACGATTATTCTTAACCATTCTCAATTCCATTACACAAAGCTGTAAAAGAGGATGTTCAAAAAGTCTGGGAACCATACCTGCGTAGAGGACCTTTTTCTAAGGGATATTTGCGTCTTTCCTACAGTTAAAAAGCAGTGTAAAATCAAACTACCCAGCGAATCCGTCGAGGTAGCTCGTAGTAATTGCACGATGTGACGAAAGTCAAGATGGGAATTTTCCTGACTTTTTGCTCCTTATTATATAAGACATACCAATGGAATTTTGTTCTAAGTGGAAGCTTCATTATCATATCAATGGAGTTTGCGATATAATACAATTTGAAACTTTTATTCCAGACGGAAAGAAGGCTTAATATGACAGGATTTCAATCAGGTACGATCGAGAAATTAACCGTATCTCAAGAAGTAGCGGGTGATTACGTTTTAACCAACGGAGACGATATCATCGTTCTTCCAAAACAGGAAGTAAATTCAAGCATTGAAGTAGAAGAGGAAATTGACGTATTTATTTACCAAAATAAAAAGGATCAGCTGATCGCTACGATGACATTGCCTCGGATTACAAGAGAAAATTATGATTGGGCGGAGGTCATTGAAAAAGTAAGAGGACTTGGTGTGTTTGTTGATGTAGGGTTACGAGATGATATTTTAGTTTCCAGTGATGATTTGCCATTGATCGAAAAAGTATGGCCCAAACCTGGAGATGAACTTTTCGTCACATTGGAAACAGATAAGAAAGGCCGCATGCTAGCCAAACCAGCGACAGAAACGGTCGTTCAGGATTCATGGTCACATGCGCCAAAATCGATAAACAACCAGCTTATTGGAGGGCGCGTCTATCGTTCCACAAAAGTGGGGTCATTCATCATTACCGAAGCCGGCTACCGTGGATTTATTCACCATTTTGAACGAAAAATCGAGCCCCGTTTAGGTGAGTGGGTAGAAGGCCGCGTCATTGATGTGAAGGATGATGGGACGATTAATGTAACGCTGCGCCCACTGAAACAGGAAGGAATCGAAGTGGATGCAGAGGCAATTTATTACTATTTAGTCCGTGCTGGTGGTGAGATGAAGTTTACTGACAAGAGTGATCCTGAAGCGATTCGCGACACGTTTAAGCTGAGTAAGGCCGCATTTAAACGAGCGTTAGGAAAGCTGATGAAAGAAGGAAAAGTCGAACAAAAAGATGGTGTAACTTCTGTTAAAAAAGAAGAAGAATGAAGCGATGCTGTTATTTAAATGGGTGATCAGATGGGTGACTTGACACACTATTTTATCCTCTTCCTTATCGTAATCATTCTTTCACATTTCCCCATTATTGGACCCTACATGAAACTGTTTAACACGATGATTCATGAAAGTTTAGGTCATGCTCTGATCGCAAGAATTACGGGCGGGCGTGTTGTTTCCATCCGCTTGTTTCAAAATACGGGCGGGTTGGCAATTTTTCAACACCATTGGATTGGACAGGTATTAACCATTTTTTCAGGATATCCACTCGCTTCTCTTATGAGTGTCGTTTATATCTATGCATTGTCATTGGGATATTATTTTTATATTGGCATAGCATTATTTGTTCTCCTTTCCTATATTTTGATCTTCTGGGTTCGAAACATAGTGGGGTGGGTATGGGTGCTTTCTGTCATGGTCGGAATCGGATCTTTATATCGCTTTGCAGATCCTTATCACTTTGAACTAGCCATTACCATTATTGGCTTAGCTACCCTCATTCAAGCGTTATCTAGCTCATGGGTTGTGTTTATCCTCAGTTTAAAAGACAGTAAGAATGCAGGTGATGCCAGCCTATTAGCGAAATCAACCTTCATCCCTGCACCAGTATGGGGGATGATTTTCCTTTTACAAGCTGTTTTCTTTTTCGTTTGGGGGACATTAATATGGTTTGGTTATGATCTATCACAATTAATTTAGGATAAAAGCTCCCAATTTTTTGTGAAGATCAAATGAAGAAAAGAAACCTTTAGGCCTAGGAGTAAATTGGTGTTTTATCGAGGGGAAGGCAATCTGATTTTGGAGATAGAAAGCAAAAACGCTTCGGATTTTCTCCGAAGCGTAACACCTCTCCAATTTTTATAACACAATCATGCTTGTCCAGTTGGATTGGTTTCTACAACTGTTTTTGCAGGGGCGTTTCTCTGCGCGATTTTTCCTTTGAAGATACTTATAATCATTGAAATCATCAGTACGGAAAGGATTGAATAAAATCCACGAATAAGGCCGACAGAGAAAAGTCCTGTGAGAATTACGAGAAAGTCAAAAACAAACAAGCTTTTACCTGGATCAAATCCGAATCTCTTCTGTAAGAAAAGTGAAAGAATATTGGCACCACCTAATGAAGAACCGTTCAAAAATAACACAGATAACCCTAAGCCGACGACCAATCCACCTAAAATAGCTCCTAGCAGCGGATTCACGTCAAATGGTGGCAATAACTGTAGAACTTCAGTCATTACTGAAAGAGTTGTAACTGCAAAAATCGTGGACACAGTAAACTTCCAACCCATTTTATAGAAAGATAGAATATAAAATGGAATATTAATTAAAAAGAATGCTAGCGCAAAAGATGAATGCATTAAATAAGATAAACTTAAAGCAAGTCCTGCTGTTCCACCGGTAATAATCGTAGAGCTTTGTAGAATAAGTACTCCGAAACTTACAACCGTACAACCTAGAATCATATATAATATACGTAACATAATGAAAATAAACTCCTTTAATGTATGCTGACAGTGGATCATTTTTTACACATAAACAGCATTATAACTTTGAAATCAGAGTTTGACAAACATCCACTTAAACGCATTTCAGCTTTAAATAGATAAAGTGGTTTAATGCTTGATGAAAAATAATAAGCAGCAGGTGTCTCGATAGGTTTAATTCCGACCTGTTGGGACACCTGCTTTAAGTACTAAATGAAGCTGTTTTTCTTTGAAAATACCATTTCAAGATAGGCGGGACGAAGATAATGATCACGAGTAGTCGAACGAGCTGCAATGCACTGACAATGGCTGGGTCACCTCCGACAATCGATGCAGTAAGAACCATTTCAATTAACCCGCCTGGGGCGACACTTAGCATGGCCGTAGCTAAATTAAGACTCGTCCATTCAGCTAATACCGCCCCAAGTCCAAAGGAAGCGGCAATCAACCCTACTGCTATTGCAAAATAAACGAGACAGTATTTCCCGCCTACCTTTAAATCATTAAACGAAATACGCTTGCCTAAACCAATCCCAACGGTAACTTGAGCAGCGATAAGAAGTAGGGGTGGAAATGGCGGAAGAGCAGTACCAAATATGTTGATTAATGCCGTGATTGTTAACGGAATGATGACAATCCCAGCCGGTATGGTGTTCCTCATTAATACTCCAATGACAACTGGGAGGATATAAAGGGTAGCATTCCAACTCCACGGTACAGCAGATTCATTTAACGAGGTGGACACCTCTGCTCCGGCTTGGCCTGAAGAGAAAGAGAATACGATTACAAATGGAACAATGAACAACACAGTTAGCAATCGTATGGTTTGAAAGATAACCACAAGTGAAGTGTTTGCTTTTAGTGCCTCGCTGGCAATCGCCATTTCTGACAAGCCCCCAGGAATAGCCCCAAAAACACTAGTGACTCGGTCTACATCAATCCACTTCGTAACTACCGTTGCAAATAGAATACTTGTGGCGATAAGAGCGACAGTAGCTGAAACATAAGGCAAAAGATACGGCCCGACAGTTACAAACGTACTTTTGGTAAAATACAAACCAAAATAAATCCCTAGAGTGAGAAAGCCGGTATTTTTTACTGGTTCAGGCCAATTTGCATTACGTTTTGTGATTCCTTGCCAAACCAGAACAAAAGATAATGCGCCAAGTACCCAGGGTAAGGGGAGGTTAGCTACTGCAAATACAGCCCCCCCAATCGTACCAATAGTAAGTGTTTCTAAAAACCTCGCGATCTTGTTCGGTGTCATCTACAAGACTCCAATCTATTTAGATAATCGAATAATCAACTAACAAAATTGTACCACAACTCTGCCAATTTTCTGATCACTCTTGTGTTTTTCTAAGTTGTATAGAGGACTCTTTGTGGTTACCAACGAAGTAATCAACGACTGCTTTTAATACATAAATACAGGAGGCTCTCTAAATGGAAGTAAAACATGAACAAGTTAAGGCTGTATTTGACCAGCTTCAGAACCATAAGGAGATTAAGAAGGTGCTGTTCAGCTTTCAAGATAAAAATGAGCTAACACTTCAAGATCAAATAGATCTTACTGCCATACCGGCACCGACTTTTCATGAGGCTGAGAGGGGGGCAGAATTTGCTAACCGTTTAAGAGCACTTGGATTACATGATGTTACAACGGACGCTAATGGAAATGTCTTTGGAGTACGAAAAGGAACCAGGAAAGGACCTAATCTTGTAATCTGTGCTCACCTTGATACCGTTTTTCCTGAAGGAACGGATACAGTTGCTAAAAGGAAAGATGGCAAAGTCTATGCCCCAGGTATTGCTGATGACGGTAGAGGATTGGCTGTTGTCCTTACTTTAATAGAGTCTCTTCATCTTTCATCACTGAAAACAAAGGGAAACCTCATTTTCGGGGCAACAGTTGGAGAAGAGGGACTCGGAGATTTGTATGGGGTAAAGGGCCTTTTTGAAGAACGAAGTGACATCGATGGATTCATCTCAATTGAACCGGGATCGCCAGCACGAATTATTTACGCTGGAACAGGAAGTCTTCGTTACCGCGTTACTTTTTCCGGAACAGGTGGGCATAGCTTTGGTGATTTTGGTACCCCTAGCGCTGTACACGCTCTTGGCCGGGCCGTTCAAGAAATATCCAATTTGGAAATCCCTTATGAACCTAAAACCACGTTTAATGTTGGTGAAATATCGGGGGGTACGTCAGTCAATACAATTGCTGCTGAAGCTACGATGGTCATTGATCTTCGCTCCACAGAACCAGAGGCGTTAAAGAAGCTTGAAAGTAAAGTGTTGACGATCATTGAGCAGGCAGCTGAAAAAGAGAACGAACGTTGGGGAAAATCTGTCATCCAAGTGGAAGCAATGCTAGTCGGTAACCGGCCGGCAGGTTCACAACACACCGAGGATTCAATCGTCCAAACAGCTGTAGCTGCTACAAAGTCAATAGGGTTTGAACCACTTTTAAGTCCCCCGATCAGTACAGACTCAAACGTTCCGATTAGTTTGGGAGTTCCTGCCTTAACGCTTGGAGGAGGCGGAAGCTTTGGTGGAGCTCATACATTAAATGAGTACTTTGATCCTACTGATGCTTTTTTCGGACCTCAGCTAATTTTCTTGACGATGATGGCTCTGGCGGGTGTAGAAGGTGTTTGTGAACCAACATTACCAAAAAAAGAAGGAGGCGATCGTCTTTAAAGTACGTGTTCAACAGGAGCATAAAAGAACGAAGTAGAGAAGAAGTAAAGAAGCTTCCGAGGAGCGGGCTGACTCCTGTGTTCTCCACAGGACGTGGCGATACATACACATTTAGTACGACACATAACTTGAGCGGATTTATGAACACCCTCTGAAACTACACCTACAGTCTTAGAAAAGTTCCATTCACTCTCTCACGTATCTTTTACGCCTTTCACATACGATAAAAGTGTAAATTCTATTAGGGGTGATAAGAATGAGCGAAGAAAGAATTTATGCCGGCACAGTCACTGAATTAAGAGAAGCGAAGACGAAAGTAGTAAAAGGGGGCAATCATGGTATTGCTGTTCTTTATGATGATGGAGAGGTATACGCGGTTGACAACCGCTGTCCTCATTTAGGTTTCCCCCTTCATATGGGAAGTGTGTGTGATGGCCTCCTCACTTGTCACTGGCACCATGCCCGTTTTGATGTGAAAAGTGGAGGAACACTCGATCCATGGGCAGACGATGTACCTACGTATCCGGTGAAAATTAACGGAGAAGAAGTGTGGATTGAAGCAGAATCGAGAAATCGCAATACATTGTCAACCCTTGAAAGCCGATTAAAGGAAGGTCTGGAGCAAAACCTCAGTCTAGTGATCGCGAAAGCAGTCGTAGGGTTAGTGGAAGCACGTGTTCCACTTGCTGACATTGCAAAAATAGGTGTTGAATATGGTACGAAACATCGTTGGAATGGGTGGCGTTCGGGTCTTACTATCTTAACAGCAATGACAAGTATGCTTCCTTACTTAGACAAAAATGGGCAAATACTCGCTCTTTATCAAGGGCTAGTTCATGTTGCTCGTGAAAGTGCTGGGATGGGTACACGATTTCTGTTAGGTCCACTCCCTGTTAAAGAAAGTAATGATTGTCCTTCTATGGAGCAATTAGCAAAATGGTACCGGCATAACGTAGAAGTGCGCGATGTACAAGGGGCAGAACGGGTTCTCTTAACAGCGATCGAAACGGGAGCAACAACAAGAGAACTGGCTGATATGATGATGACTGCGATTACCGATCATTATTATATGAATGTCGGGCATACTCTTGATTTTCATAATAAAGCATTTGAAATGCTAAATAAATTAGGAGATAGTCATCGATCTTATGTTCTTACTTCTCTCTTGCCTGAATTAGCGAACGCTTCTAGAAGTGAAGAATCTCATAGCTGGCAAGCACCGATCAATTTAGTTGCTCCTTTAGAAAAAGCGTTTGATCAACTTCAGGAATTAATACAAGTGAACAATAGAGATTCTGAAAACCAAACGTTAAATGAA encodes the following:
- a CDS encoding DUF2515 family protein, whose protein sequence is MGNRNSLLNISGNLWSWLKNEAERLKYEKLVSVDWKSLNINHDAVKKIEAALVEKQTGPSFVLSSDQQLIQSIRVKTAYNNRNNVTRTTAYLKFYLAHPEVHWAFLAHMVSRNGGWNMTDLKGNLLDGIMSPNDQKVYFSFLEKANALIFADSYPQLLLYEASKEKNKNYFSFLPKFGVSRFMKPIWDYFLKDQQVSQLLTVALIINEQHYIDKRVVQHPHYKKDVFNSWQYQAQDLFQLTQVVFPYFQKPTNIRLAGKWVKDFKSVAGRITIGKELYSILFGIPSIYEGVLRFAKEIPHTGSREDYWNHVFSSYSEKLKNNSWHSCSKNNAPPYLYSPTLEKAWEDVIHKAPANGDWYQGPGTFRFFSSINTPKSFDITSDYCRDLHHMTLFKEASLF
- a CDS encoding dimethylarginine dimethylaminohydrolase family protein is translated as MTSEMDQSKLTYCDTEYGELKKVVLCEPRHIAIRDVINETQKKYKKEGINIDLAIKQHQLFSESLFAQGVEVIHVPPLENYPEQVFTRDIGFTLGQTIYVAEMAQKIRKGEEESLKTWLKMTETSYYNLLGDKIEGGDVIVDGMNIFIGVSDRTDKKAIEHLQSLLPQYEIIPISFPHKYLHLDCIFNIVSPTEALLFPGVIGEHEEELLTSRYECIHVSEEEQFTLGTNVFSIGNKKVYSLPVNKGVNGQLRERGFEVIEIEISEIIKSGGSFRCCTMPLLREKA
- a CDS encoding CvfB family protein; amino-acid sequence: MTGFQSGTIEKLTVSQEVAGDYVLTNGDDIIVLPKQEVNSSIEVEEEIDVFIYQNKKDQLIATMTLPRITRENYDWAEVIEKVRGLGVFVDVGLRDDILVSSDDLPLIEKVWPKPGDELFVTLETDKKGRMLAKPATETVVQDSWSHAPKSINNQLIGGRVYRSTKVGSFIITEAGYRGFIHHFERKIEPRLGEWVEGRVIDVKDDGTINVTLRPLKQEGIEVDAEAIYYYLVRAGGEMKFTDKSDPEAIRDTFKLSKAAFKRALGKLMKEGKVEQKDGVTSVKKEEE
- a CDS encoding M50 family metallopeptidase, with amino-acid sequence MGDLTHYFILFLIVIILSHFPIIGPYMKLFNTMIHESLGHALIARITGGRVVSIRLFQNTGGLAIFQHHWIGQVLTIFSGYPLASLMSVVYIYALSLGYYFYIGIALFVLLSYILIFWVRNIVGWVWVLSVMVGIGSLYRFADPYHFELAITIIGLATLIQALSSSWVVFILSLKDSKNAGDASLLAKSTFIPAPVWGMIFLLQAVFFFVWGTLIWFGYDLSQLI
- a CDS encoding YitT family protein encodes the protein MLRILYMILGCTVVSFGVLILQSSTIITGGTAGLALSLSYLMHSSFALAFFLINIPFYILSFYKMGWKFTVSTIFAVTTLSVMTEVLQLLPPFDVNPLLGAILGGLVVGLGLSVLFLNGSSLGGANILSLFLQKRFGFDPGKSLFVFDFLVILTGLFSVGLIRGFYSILSVLMISMIISIFKGKIAQRNAPAKTVVETNPTGQA
- a CDS encoding AbrB family transcriptional regulator — translated: MTPNKIARFLETLTIGTIGGAVFAVANLPLPWVLGALSFVLVWQGITKRNANWPEPVKNTGFLTLGIYFGLYFTKSTFVTVGPYLLPYVSATVALIATSILFATVVTKWIDVDRVTSVFGAIPGGLSEMAIASEALKANTSLVVIFQTIRLLTVLFIVPFVIVFSFSSGQAGAEVSTSLNESAVPWSWNATLYILPVVIGVLMRNTIPAGIVIIPLTITALINIFGTALPPFPPLLLIAAQVTVGIGLGKRISFNDLKVGGKYCLVYFAIAVGLIAASFGLGAVLAEWTSLNLATAMLSVAPGGLIEMVLTASIVGGDPAIVSALQLVRLLVIIIFVPPILKWYFQRKTASFST
- a CDS encoding M20/M25/M40 family metallo-hydrolase, which translates into the protein MEVKHEQVKAVFDQLQNHKEIKKVLFSFQDKNELTLQDQIDLTAIPAPTFHEAERGAEFANRLRALGLHDVTTDANGNVFGVRKGTRKGPNLVICAHLDTVFPEGTDTVAKRKDGKVYAPGIADDGRGLAVVLTLIESLHLSSLKTKGNLIFGATVGEEGLGDLYGVKGLFEERSDIDGFISIEPGSPARIIYAGTGSLRYRVTFSGTGGHSFGDFGTPSAVHALGRAVQEISNLEIPYEPKTTFNVGEISGGTSVNTIAAEATMVIDLRSTEPEALKKLESKVLTIIEQAAEKENERWGKSVIQVEAMLVGNRPAGSQHTEDSIVQTAVAATKSIGFEPLLSPPISTDSNVPISLGVPALTLGGGGSFGGAHTLNEYFDPTDAFFGPQLIFLTMMALAGVEGVCEPTLPKKEGGDRL
- a CDS encoding Rieske (2Fe-2S) protein, with amino-acid sequence MSEERIYAGTVTELREAKTKVVKGGNHGIAVLYDDGEVYAVDNRCPHLGFPLHMGSVCDGLLTCHWHHARFDVKSGGTLDPWADDVPTYPVKINGEEVWIEAESRNRNTLSTLESRLKEGLEQNLSLVIAKAVVGLVEARVPLADIAKIGVEYGTKHRWNGWRSGLTILTAMTSMLPYLDKNGQILALYQGLVHVARESAGMGTRFLLGPLPVKESNDCPSMEQLAKWYRHNVEVRDVQGAERVLLTAIETGATTRELADMMMTAITDHYYMNVGHTLDFHNKAFEMLNKLGDSHRSYVLTSLLPELANASRSEESHSWQAPINLVAPLEKAFDQLQELIQVNNRDSENQTLNEEELVKQLISDDPVKTIESLMQTLREGTSPVKLGQLVALAAAERVARFHIQNEFRDWITVLHTFTHAHAVHEALKRSVTPELVRGVFHGAMSIYLDRFLNTPSARRPKVDKKEEGVVPATDGLLSLLNQQQQTDEAAKWAMNYLAQGGAKKNLFNTLGHALLREDAEFHSFQMYEAAVTEHEGWASERSEFAQWAQETMIIAATRYLAAHAPTSRETPHTAKIALRLSKGEKLFEEEE